A part of Pararoseomonas sp. SCSIO 73927 genomic DNA contains:
- a CDS encoding redoxin domain-containing protein — protein MTETKPRLRAAPLWTTSGPWLNTPKGEPLALADLRGRVVVALGFQMLCPGCVGHALPQLARVRRAFHPARVAVVGLHTVFEHHAANTPETLAAFAHEYRLDFPIGIDATDPRGGRTPVTMAAYAMQGTPTLLLIDAEGRLRRQNFGHVEDIALGAEIALLVAEAGGAPAGPSDVAASAAAHGRCAIP, from the coding sequence ATGACCGAGACGAAGCCGCGGCTCCGCGCCGCGCCGCTCTGGACCACCTCCGGGCCGTGGCTGAACACGCCGAAGGGCGAGCCCCTGGCGCTTGCTGACCTGCGCGGCCGCGTGGTGGTCGCGCTCGGCTTCCAGATGCTCTGCCCGGGCTGTGTCGGGCATGCGCTGCCGCAGCTCGCCCGCGTGCGCCGCGCCTTCCATCCGGCCCGCGTCGCCGTGGTCGGCCTGCACACCGTCTTCGAGCACCACGCCGCGAACACGCCGGAGACGCTGGCCGCCTTCGCGCACGAGTACCGGCTCGACTTCCCGATCGGGATCGACGCCACCGATCCGCGGGGCGGCCGCACGCCGGTGACCATGGCGGCCTACGCGATGCAGGGCACACCGACTCTTCTGCTGATCGACGCCGAGGGACGACTGCGGCGACAGAACTTCGGCCATGTCGAGGACATCGCCCTCGGCGCCGAGATTGCGCTGCTCGTCGCCGAGGCGGGTGGAGCCCCGGCCGGACCCTCGGACGTCGCGGCGTCCGCCGCCGCGCATGGGAGGTGCGCCATCCCATGA